The window GGGTGCGGTCGATCAGTTCCTTGACCTGCACCGAGGCCGGCAGCATGGCTTCCAGGCCGGGCAGGGCGGCCTTGATCCGGTCCACGGTCTCGACGATGTTCGCCCCCGGCTGGCGCGAGATCACCAGGTTCACCCCTGGCACGTCACCGGACCAGGCCTGCACGTAGGCGTCCTCGGAGCCACGGATCACCCGGGCGATGTCCTTGAGCTGCACCGGGGCGCCGTTCTTGTAGGAGACGATCAGCTCGCCGTATTCCTCCGGCTGGAACAACTGGTCGTTGGTCGACAGGGTCGAAATGCTCGACTTGCCGTACAACGCGCCCTTGGCCAGGTTGAGGCTGGTCTGCTGGATCGCCAGGCGGATGTCCGCCAGGGTCAGGCCGATGGCCGCCAGGCGGTCTGCCGAGGCCTGCACGCGAATGGCCGGGCGCTGCTGGCCGGTGATGTTGATCTGGCCGACACCGTCGATCTGGCTGAGCTGGCGGGCCAGCAGGGTCTCGGCGTAGTCGCTCAGTTCGGTACCGGGCATCTGGCTGGAGCTGACGCTGAGGATCAGCACCGGGCTGTCGGCCGGGTTGACCTTACGCCAGGTCGGCAGGGTCGGCATGTCCTTGGGCAGCTTGCCCGAGGCGGTGTTGATCGCCGCCTGGACTTCCTGAGCGGCGGTGTCGATGCTCTTGCTCAGGGTGAACTGCAGGGTCAGGGTGGTGGTGCCCAGGGCACTGCTGGAGGTCATCTGGGTCATGCCGGGGATGGCGCTGAACTGCACCTCCAGCGGCGTCGCCACCGAAGACGCCATGGTCTGCGGGCTGGCCCCGGGCAACTGCGCGGAGACCTGGATGGTCGGGAATTCGGCTTCCGGCAGGGGGGCCAAGGGCAGCCGCGGGAAGGCGATCAGTCCGAGCAGCACCAGGGCGAAGGTGAGCAGGATGGTCGCCACCGGGTGATTGATGCACCACGCGGAAACACCGCGGCTGTCCTTGATCATGGCTTGGGCTCCACGGCCACGGCCTGCTCAGCCAGCTTGGGGGCACCGAGTATCTCGACGATGGCCCCGGGCTTGAGGCGCGACTGACCGTCGCTGACCAACTGGTCGCCGGCCTGCACGCCCTGGATGATGTTCTGTTCGCTGTCCTGGTAGGGCACCTGCACCGGCACCACTTCCACACCCTTGTCCTTGATCCGGTAGACGAAGTAGCCGTCCAGGCCGCGTTGCACCACCGCCGGCGGCACGACCAGGGCGTTGCGATCAAGGGCGGTCTGGATCTTGATGTTGACCAGTTGGCCCGGCCACAGTCGCTGGTCCGGGTTGCTGAACTCGGCCTTGGCCTTGATGGTGCCGGTGCCGGCCGCGACCTGGTTGTCGATCAGCATCAGGTGGCCGGCGCCGAGCAGGCTGTCGGTGTGGCCTTCGTCGCCCAGGTAGGCCTTGACCGCCGCCGGGCTGCTGGCGCCGAGCAGTCCCTGCAGGGTGGGCAGCATCTGCTGGGGCAGGGAGAACTCTACGGCGATCGGGTCGATCTGCGTCACGGAAAACAGCCCCTGGGCATCGCTCATGCGCAGGAAGTTGCCTTCATCGACGGCACGGATACCGACCCTGCCGGTCACCGGCGAATGAATCTGGGTATAGGACAGCTGTACCTGTGCTGCGGCAATCGCCGCCTGGTTGCCCAGGGCGGTCGCCTTGAGCTGGTTGACCAGAGCCTGCTGCTGGTCATAGGTCTGCTTCGAGATGCCGTTGTCGACGGTCAGCAGCTTGTAGCGCTTGAGGTCGACCTCGGCGACCTGCAATTGGGCCTGGCTCTGCGCCAGTTGGGCCTTGGCCTGGGACAGGTTGGCCTGGATCGAGCGGTCGTCGAGGGTGGCAAGCAGGTCGCCTTCCTTGACCAGTTGCCCTTCCTTGACCAGCAGCCGGGTGAGGATGCCGTCGATCTGTGGGCGGATCACCACGCTGTGCAGGGACAGGACCGTGCCGATGCCGCTGGCGTAGCGCGGCACGTCCTGTTGCGCCACGTGGATGACCTTGACCGGGATCGGCGTAGTGCCCGCGTGCCGGGCTGCAGGGGGGCGGGTCAGGGCCCAGGTTGCACCGGCGGCCACCACCAGGATCGCGACAAGGCCCAACAGGGGTTTCTTCTGGATGTGCATGGTGTCAAAGCGCCGATACGGATGAAAATGAAGCCAATGCTGGCAGAACAATAGCCCCTTTATAACCCCGTCACCCGGTCAGCACGGTGACAGCTAACTGACACGGCTGTCAGCAATGGGGCGGCAACCCCCCGGCGGGCGGGGGCGACGGGATGATCATTAAAGAAAAAAGTAGCACCGGCGATATATCCGGATATAGATCGGGTTTCAATCGCCTGCTTTCCAGTGGGTAAGTTTCGGTAAAGCGGAATGCTTAAGCCTCGTCTGTGTTTAATTGAATATAAGAAGTCCTACGGATATTCCTCGTTTCTTGAGTGGCATGCTTTCGTTTGGGCTTTAATTGATATGAGGTTCCAGTTGTTTGGGAGTGGCTGAGATGAAATACACATTGTCGATATTCGGTGTGCTGCTGTTGATGGGGGTTTGTTCCACTGTGGCGGCAGCCAATGCGGGACAGATCCGCTTCAGTGGCCAGGTTGTCGAGGCGGCTTGTGAAGTGACATTGACTTCTACAGGGCGTCATGGCGTTTCTGAGCGGATCAAGGTCGCCCCCGGCGTCATGTTGTGGGTGGAGACTGCGGATAATGCTTGTGGTAATAGCATATTGCCCTTCAGTACTCGCTTCCAGGCCTTGCCAGGCAAGGCCTCCGGTATGAAAAAAGTGTCTTCGCAGGGCATCGTGACCATCACGTATCTGTAGAGCTGTACGTCTACTCAGACATAAGCAGTGTCTTGGCTGTATATGAAGGATAAAAGTGTTACGAAATATCCGTCGTTATGTTGACTGAGCGGCTTGCTGTTCGTGATTGAGTTGTATAAATGATTGATCGGTATAATTAAAAGCATCTCATGGTTTCATTGTCATGTTTGTGGGTCATATATATTTATGACGAGTTTCATGGGTTGCCTT of the Pseudomonas vanderleydeniana genome contains:
- a CDS encoding efflux RND transporter periplasmic adaptor subunit — its product is MHIQKKPLLGLVAILVVAAGATWALTRPPAARHAGTTPIPVKVIHVAQQDVPRYASGIGTVLSLHSVVIRPQIDGILTRLLVKEGQLVKEGDLLATLDDRSIQANLSQAKAQLAQSQAQLQVAEVDLKRYKLLTVDNGISKQTYDQQQALVNQLKATALGNQAAIAAAQVQLSYTQIHSPVTGRVGIRAVDEGNFLRMSDAQGLFSVTQIDPIAVEFSLPQQMLPTLQGLLGASSPAAVKAYLGDEGHTDSLLGAGHLMLIDNQVAAGTGTIKAKAEFSNPDQRLWPGQLVNIKIQTALDRNALVVPPAVVQRGLDGYFVYRIKDKGVEVVPVQVPYQDSEQNIIQGVQAGDQLVSDGQSRLKPGAIVEILGAPKLAEQAVAVEPKP
- a CDS encoding type 1 fimbrial protein codes for the protein MKYTLSIFGVLLLMGVCSTVAAANAGQIRFSGQVVEAACEVTLTSTGRHGVSERIKVAPGVMLWVETADNACGNSILPFSTRFQALPGKASGMKKVSSQGIVTITYL